The proteins below are encoded in one region of Mangifera indica cultivar Alphonso chromosome 7, CATAS_Mindica_2.1, whole genome shotgun sequence:
- the LOC123220522 gene encoding putative lipid-transfer protein DIR1, translated as MVNFKNKLFALAVLMAAIATDAQTICNMPAAGLMACKPSVTPPNPSQPTATCCSALAHADMRCLCNYKNSNVLPSLGIDPNLAMQLPQKCKLPHPANC; from the coding sequence ATGGTGAATTTCAAGAACAAGCTCTTCGCTTTGGCTGTATTGATGGCAGCCATAGCCACCGATGCTCAAACCATATGCAATATGCCAGCTGCTGGTTTGATGGCGTGCAAGCCATCTGTGACACCGCCAAACCCAAGCCAGCCCACTGCAACTTGCTGCTCGGCCCTCGCGCATGCGGACATGCGATGCCTTTGCAACTATAAAAACTCCAATGTGTTGCCTTCACTTGGGATTGATCCAAATCTCGCCATGCAGCTCCCTCAGAAGTGCAAGCTTCCTCATCCTGCCAATTGCTAG